From a region of the Salvelinus alpinus chromosome 2, SLU_Salpinus.1, whole genome shotgun sequence genome:
- the LOC139568472 gene encoding dual specificity mitogen-activated protein kinase kinase 7-like isoform X1 — protein sequence MSSLEQRLSRIEEKLKQENKEARRRIDLNIDMSPQRSRPRPIIVIQLSPAPAPSQRAALQLPLANDGGGSRSSSSESSPQHHSYPSRPRHMLNLPTPQYSLVKSVENAEIDQKLQEIMKQTGYLKIDGQRYPAEVSDLISEGEIGSGTCGQVFKVRFKKTGHVIAVKQMRRTGNKDENKRILMDLDVVLKSHDCPYIIQCYGAIVTNTDVFIAMELMGTCAEKLKKRIQGPIPERILGKMTVAIVSALLYLKEKHGVIHRDVKPSNILLDNKGQIKLCDFGISGRLVDSKAKTRSAGCAAYMAPERIDPPDPSKPDYDIRADVWSLGISLVELATGQFPYKNCKTDFEVLTKVLQEDPPSLPLSMDFSLDFQSFVKDCLTKDHRKRPKYHKLLEHSFIRRYEVLVVDVAGWFQAVMERTESPRSSQCYHQHQLHSLFSR from the exons ATGTCGTCGCTGGAACAGAGACTCTCCCGAATCGAGGAGAAACTAAAGCAAGAAAATAAAGAAGCTCGTAGAAGAATTGACCTCAATATCGACATGAGTCCACAACGTTCACGTCCGAGGCCAA TCATCGTGATCCAGCTCAgtcctgctccagctccttcccAACGTGCAG CTCTTCAGCTTCCCCTGGCTAACGACGGAGGGGGGAGTCGCTCCTCATCCTCTGAGAGCTCGCCCCAGCACCATTCCTACCCCAGCCGCCCGCGACACATGCTCAACCTGCCCACGCCACAGTACAGCCTGGTGAAGAGCGTGGAGAA TGCGGAGATAGACCAGAAGCTGCAGGAGATCATGAAACAGACAGGCTACCTGAAGATCGACGGCCAG CGGTACCCAGCCGAGGTCAGTGACCTGATCAGCGAGGGGGAGATCGGCAGCGGCACGTGCGGTCAGGTGTTCAAAGTGCGCTTCAAGAAGACGGGCCACGTCATCGCCGTCAAA CAAATGCGCCGGACAGGAAACAAGGACGAGAACAAGAGGATTCTGATGGatctggatgtggtgctgaagAGCCACGACTGCCCTTACATCATCCAGTGCTACGGCGCCATAGTTACCaac ACGGATGTGTTCATCGCAATGGAGCTGATGGGGACGTGTGCTGAGAAACTCAAGAAGAGGATCCAGGGGCCCATACCTGAACGCATCCTGGGCAAGATGACCGTGGCA atagTGTCAGCTCTGCTGTACCTGAAGGAGAAGCACGGTGTGATCCACCGGGACGTGAAGCCCTCCAACATCCTGCTGGACAACAAGGGCCAGATCAAGCTGTGTGACTTTGGCATCAGCGGACGACTCGTCGACTCCAAGGCCAAGACCCGCAGTGCCGGCTGTGCTGCCTACATGGCT CCTGAGAGAATAGACCCCCCAGATCCCAGCAAGCCTGACTATGACATCCGAGCAGACGTCTGGAGCCTGGGCATCTCTCTG GTGGAGCTGGCCACAGGACAGTTCCCCTATAAGAACTGCAAGACCGACTTTGAGGTCCTGACCAAAGTGCTGCAGGAAGACCCTCCCTCGCTCCCCCTCAGCATGGACTTCTCCCTCGACTTCCAGTCCTTCGTCAAAGACTG CCTCACAAAGGATCACAGAAAAAGGCCAAAATACCACAAGTTGCTC gAGCACAGTTTCATTCGGCGCTATGAGGTGCTGGTGGTGGACGTGGCAGGCTGGTTCCAGGCGGTGATGGAGCGCACTGAGTCGCCGCGCAGCAGCCAATGTTACCACCAGCACCAGCTCCACTCGCTCTTCAGCAGGTAG
- the LOC139568472 gene encoding dual specificity mitogen-activated protein kinase kinase 7-like isoform X2 gives MSSLEQRLSRIEEKLKQENKEARRRIDLNIDMSPQRSRPRPTLQLPLANDGGGSRSSSSESSPQHHSYPSRPRHMLNLPTPQYSLVKSVENAEIDQKLQEIMKQTGYLKIDGQRYPAEVSDLISEGEIGSGTCGQVFKVRFKKTGHVIAVKQMRRTGNKDENKRILMDLDVVLKSHDCPYIIQCYGAIVTNTDVFIAMELMGTCAEKLKKRIQGPIPERILGKMTVAIVSALLYLKEKHGVIHRDVKPSNILLDNKGQIKLCDFGISGRLVDSKAKTRSAGCAAYMAPERIDPPDPSKPDYDIRADVWSLGISLVELATGQFPYKNCKTDFEVLTKVLQEDPPSLPLSMDFSLDFQSFVKDCLTKDHRKRPKYHKLLEHSFIRRYEVLVVDVAGWFQAVMERTESPRSSQCYHQHQLHSLFSR, from the exons ATGTCGTCGCTGGAACAGAGACTCTCCCGAATCGAGGAGAAACTAAAGCAAGAAAATAAAGAAGCTCGTAGAAGAATTGACCTCAATATCGACATGAGTCCACAACGTTCACGTCCGAGGCCAA CTCTTCAGCTTCCCCTGGCTAACGACGGAGGGGGGAGTCGCTCCTCATCCTCTGAGAGCTCGCCCCAGCACCATTCCTACCCCAGCCGCCCGCGACACATGCTCAACCTGCCCACGCCACAGTACAGCCTGGTGAAGAGCGTGGAGAA TGCGGAGATAGACCAGAAGCTGCAGGAGATCATGAAACAGACAGGCTACCTGAAGATCGACGGCCAG CGGTACCCAGCCGAGGTCAGTGACCTGATCAGCGAGGGGGAGATCGGCAGCGGCACGTGCGGTCAGGTGTTCAAAGTGCGCTTCAAGAAGACGGGCCACGTCATCGCCGTCAAA CAAATGCGCCGGACAGGAAACAAGGACGAGAACAAGAGGATTCTGATGGatctggatgtggtgctgaagAGCCACGACTGCCCTTACATCATCCAGTGCTACGGCGCCATAGTTACCaac ACGGATGTGTTCATCGCAATGGAGCTGATGGGGACGTGTGCTGAGAAACTCAAGAAGAGGATCCAGGGGCCCATACCTGAACGCATCCTGGGCAAGATGACCGTGGCA atagTGTCAGCTCTGCTGTACCTGAAGGAGAAGCACGGTGTGATCCACCGGGACGTGAAGCCCTCCAACATCCTGCTGGACAACAAGGGCCAGATCAAGCTGTGTGACTTTGGCATCAGCGGACGACTCGTCGACTCCAAGGCCAAGACCCGCAGTGCCGGCTGTGCTGCCTACATGGCT CCTGAGAGAATAGACCCCCCAGATCCCAGCAAGCCTGACTATGACATCCGAGCAGACGTCTGGAGCCTGGGCATCTCTCTG GTGGAGCTGGCCACAGGACAGTTCCCCTATAAGAACTGCAAGACCGACTTTGAGGTCCTGACCAAAGTGCTGCAGGAAGACCCTCCCTCGCTCCCCCTCAGCATGGACTTCTCCCTCGACTTCCAGTCCTTCGTCAAAGACTG CCTCACAAAGGATCACAGAAAAAGGCCAAAATACCACAAGTTGCTC gAGCACAGTTTCATTCGGCGCTATGAGGTGCTGGTGGTGGACGTGGCAGGCTGGTTCCAGGCGGTGATGGAGCGCACTGAGTCGCCGCGCAGCAGCCAATGTTACCACCAGCACCAGCTCCACTCGCTCTTCAGCAGGTAG
- the LOC139568472 gene encoding dual specificity mitogen-activated protein kinase kinase 7-like isoform X3 has product MRSLSQPHWKAKGMGKQRCCVIVIQLSPAPAPSQRAALQLPLANDGGGSRSSSSESSPQHHSYPSRPRHMLNLPTPQYSLVKSVENAEIDQKLQEIMKQTGYLKIDGQRYPAEVSDLISEGEIGSGTCGQVFKVRFKKTGHVIAVKQMRRTGNKDENKRILMDLDVVLKSHDCPYIIQCYGAIVTNTDVFIAMELMGTCAEKLKKRIQGPIPERILGKMTVAIVSALLYLKEKHGVIHRDVKPSNILLDNKGQIKLCDFGISGRLVDSKAKTRSAGCAAYMAPERIDPPDPSKPDYDIRADVWSLGISLVELATGQFPYKNCKTDFEVLTKVLQEDPPSLPLSMDFSLDFQSFVKDCLTKDHRKRPKYHKLLEHSFIRRYEVLVVDVAGWFQAVMERTESPRSSQCYHQHQLHSLFSR; this is encoded by the exons ATGCGTTCTCTCTCCCAGCCTCATTGGAAAGCTAAAGGCATGGGAAAGCAAAGATGTTGTG TCATCGTGATCCAGCTCAgtcctgctccagctccttcccAACGTGCAG CTCTTCAGCTTCCCCTGGCTAACGACGGAGGGGGGAGTCGCTCCTCATCCTCTGAGAGCTCGCCCCAGCACCATTCCTACCCCAGCCGCCCGCGACACATGCTCAACCTGCCCACGCCACAGTACAGCCTGGTGAAGAGCGTGGAGAA TGCGGAGATAGACCAGAAGCTGCAGGAGATCATGAAACAGACAGGCTACCTGAAGATCGACGGCCAG CGGTACCCAGCCGAGGTCAGTGACCTGATCAGCGAGGGGGAGATCGGCAGCGGCACGTGCGGTCAGGTGTTCAAAGTGCGCTTCAAGAAGACGGGCCACGTCATCGCCGTCAAA CAAATGCGCCGGACAGGAAACAAGGACGAGAACAAGAGGATTCTGATGGatctggatgtggtgctgaagAGCCACGACTGCCCTTACATCATCCAGTGCTACGGCGCCATAGTTACCaac ACGGATGTGTTCATCGCAATGGAGCTGATGGGGACGTGTGCTGAGAAACTCAAGAAGAGGATCCAGGGGCCCATACCTGAACGCATCCTGGGCAAGATGACCGTGGCA atagTGTCAGCTCTGCTGTACCTGAAGGAGAAGCACGGTGTGATCCACCGGGACGTGAAGCCCTCCAACATCCTGCTGGACAACAAGGGCCAGATCAAGCTGTGTGACTTTGGCATCAGCGGACGACTCGTCGACTCCAAGGCCAAGACCCGCAGTGCCGGCTGTGCTGCCTACATGGCT CCTGAGAGAATAGACCCCCCAGATCCCAGCAAGCCTGACTATGACATCCGAGCAGACGTCTGGAGCCTGGGCATCTCTCTG GTGGAGCTGGCCACAGGACAGTTCCCCTATAAGAACTGCAAGACCGACTTTGAGGTCCTGACCAAAGTGCTGCAGGAAGACCCTCCCTCGCTCCCCCTCAGCATGGACTTCTCCCTCGACTTCCAGTCCTTCGTCAAAGACTG CCTCACAAAGGATCACAGAAAAAGGCCAAAATACCACAAGTTGCTC gAGCACAGTTTCATTCGGCGCTATGAGGTGCTGGTGGTGGACGTGGCAGGCTGGTTCCAGGCGGTGATGGAGCGCACTGAGTCGCCGCGCAGCAGCCAATGTTACCACCAGCACCAGCTCCACTCGCTCTTCAGCAGGTAG